A region of Argentina anserina chromosome 5, drPotAnse1.1, whole genome shotgun sequence DNA encodes the following proteins:
- the LOC126793439 gene encoding argininosuccinate synthase, chloroplastic-like, protein MAQLNTMSACLPTNFAFHSKKSGLSFCHGSVASQGRLSFQELGARKSELQGNAFAVLSTNGGVTRARNQVIKAALPSYSETEVAGSANKRGLRGKLNKVVLAYSGGLDTSVIVPWLRENYGCEVVCFTADVGQGIKELDGLEQKAKASGACQLVVRDLKEEFVKDYIFPCLRAGAVYERKYLLGTSMARPVIAKAMVDVAKAVGADAVAHGCTGKGNDQVRFELTFFALDPTLNVVAPWREWDITGREDAIEYAKKHNVPVPVTKKSIYSRDGNLWHLSHEGDILEDPENEPNKDMYMLTVDPEDAPDKPEYVDIGIVQGIPVSVNGQELSPASLLTKLNEIGGKHGIGRIDMVENRLVGMKSRGVYETPGGTILFAAARELESLTLDRESVQFKDQLALQYAELVYAGRWFDPLRRSLDKFMEEISATTTGSVTLKLYKGSITVTSRKSPYSLYRQDISSFENGDIYDQADAGGFIRLYGLPMRVRAMLENQNKTKDEDKEGI, encoded by the exons ATGGCTCAGTTGAACACCATGTCCGCTTGCTTGCCCACCAACTTCGCCTTTCACTCTAAAAAATCAG GGTTGAGTTTTTGCCATGGTAGTGTTGCTAGTCAAGGGAGATTATCGTTTCAAGAG CTGGGGGCGAGAAAGAGTGAGCTACAGGGGAATGCATTTGCGGTTTTGAGTACTAATGGAGGTGTAACTAGAGCTCGCAACCAAG TTATTAAAGCAGCCCTCCCCAGTTACAGCGAGACAGAAGTAGCTGGATCTGCAAACAAAAGAGGATTGCGTGGAAAATTGAACAAGGTTGTTCTGGCGTATAGTGGTGGCTTAGACACATCAGTCATCGTCCCATGGCTAAG ggaGAACTATGGCTGCGAGGTTGTTTGCTTCACTGCTGACGTGGGTCAA GGTATAAAAGAACTGGATGGTTTGGAACAGAAGGCCAAGGCAAGTGGAGCTTGTCAGTTAGTCGTGAGGGATCTGAAGGAGGAGTTTGTAAAAGACTATATATTCCCGTGCTTGCGGGCTGGTGCAGTCTATGAGAGGAAATACTTGCTGGGTACCTCAATGGCTCGTCCTGTTATCGCTAAG GCCATGGTAGATGTTGCCAAAGCTGTTGGAGCTGATGCCGTAGCTCATGGATGCACAGGGAAAGGAAATGATCAG GTTCGGTTTGAGTTGACATTTTTCGCTCTGGACCCCACACTGAATGTGGTGGCTCCTTGGAGGGAATGGGACATTACGGGTAGAGAAGATGCTATTGAATATGCTAAGAAGCATAATGTGCCTGTTCCAGTGACAAAGAAATCCATATACAGCAGAGATGGGAACTTATGGCACCTCAGTCATGAG GGTGACATTTTGGAAGACCCGGAAAATGAGCCAAACAAGGATATGTACATGCTAACTGTTGATCCAGAAGATGCACCAGATAAACCCGA GTATGTAGATATTGGGATTGTTCAAGGAATTCCAGTTTCAGTCAATGGACAAGAGCTTTCACCGGCTTCTTTGCTTACAAAGCTTAATGAGATTGGTGGAAAACATGGAATAGGTCGTATAGACATGGTTGAAAACCGTCTCGTTGGCATGAAGAGCCGTGGAGTCTATGAAACTCCTGGAGGCACCATCCTATTCGCTGCTGCACGGGAGCTGGAGTCCTTAACTTTGGATCGAGAATCAGTACAATTTAAAGACCAACTGGCCCTCCAATATGCTGAGTTGGTCTATGCAGGCAGGTGGTTCGACCCACTTCGAAGGTCCCTGGATAAATTCATGGAGGAAATCTCTGCGACAACAACAGGATCAGTAACTCTAAAATTGTACAAGGGTTCGATCACTGTGACTAGCCGTAAGAGTCCATACAGCTTGTATAGGCAAGATATCTCTTCATTTGAGAACGGAGATATTTATGATCAAGCCGATGCAGGTGGGTTTATCAGGCTGTATGGTCTCCCCATGAGGGTGCGGGCAATGCTCGAGAACCAGAACAAGACCAAGGACGAAGACAAGGAGGGCATCTAG
- the LOC126794610 gene encoding preprotein translocase subunit SECE1: protein MATLRFLSQVPVMSPFPSSSKSGNPTSSVRLHPPRAIHLTKKSSSKRKPPLLTPIKAVDEGQANSDTTEAKGEPSAGASEPGELSELGAEIKKAMEERKEKEKEGGGGGDLFSGVAEEVREIEWPVFGKVLGTTGVVLGVIAGSSVVLLTVNAVLAELSDRVFAGKGVQDFFG from the coding sequence ATGGCTACGCTTCGCTTCCTCTCCCAGGTTCCGGTGATGTCACCCTTCCCGTCATCTTCAAAATCCGGCAACCCAACCTCCTCCGTCAGACTGCATCCGCCACGTGCCATTCACCTGACGAAGAAGAGCAGTAGCAAGAGAAAGCCACCGCTCCTCACTCCGATCAAAGCCGTCGACGAAGGCCAAGCGAACTCCGACACCACCGAGGCAAAAGGAGAGCCGTCGGCGGGGGCGAGTGAGCCCGGAGAGCTGAGCGAGCTTGGGGCGGAGATAAAGAAGGCGATGGaggagaggaaggagaaggagaaagaaggaggcggcggcggcgatTTGTTTAGCGGAGTGGCGGAGGAGGTTAGGGAGATAGAGTGGCCTGTGTTTGGTAAGGTCTTGGGGACCACCGGAGTTGTGCTTGGGGTTATTGCTGGCTCCAGCGTCGTTTTGCTCACTGTCAACGCCGTTTTGGCTGAGCTGTCCGACCGGGTTTTCGCCGGAAAAGGGGTTCAGGATTTTTTCGGCTGA
- the LOC126793090 gene encoding probable inactive leucine-rich repeat receptor-like protein kinase At3g03770 isoform X2, translating to MGCYRSYLLLLFALSSLFLGTQSTHQLPSSQTQVLLQLRKHLEYPNQLEIWKDHTVDFCYISSSAQVNLTCLDNLVVELRIKGDMPAKVSGFHGYAIPGQTLSEAFVLDSFVTTLARLGSLKVLSLVSLGIWGQLPDKIHRLTSLEYLDLSSNFLFGSVPPRISAMVKLQTLVMDDNFLNDTVPNWFGSLSNLSTLSFKHNQLRGPLLDLSGLGSLQVLDLSVNKLNAVLPSMPKGLVMLSLSNNSFSGEIPQQYRKLSALQHLDMSFNTLTGTPLAALISLPNIIYLNLASNALSGSFPGHLSCGIKLDYIDISNNSLTGDLPSCLGTESDQRVVKLGGNCLTVSLQNQHPLSYCNVAFSPKEKQYRGKELGILVGVIVGILVLLVLLVLSCILLCRRHLPRGVSEQHLLHKSEETHPVAVGFSTEMLTNARFISQAAKAGMLGLPGCRTFSLEELVEITRNFENCALLGEGSYGKLYKGRLENGIQVVVRCLLVSKKYTIRNLKLRLDLLAKLRHPHLVCLLGHCLDGGGDDYSVNKVYLVSEYVSNGTFSAKLSGRPEKVLNWPRRLSVLIGVAKAVHFLHTGIIPGFLINRLKMNNILLNEHDNAKLSDYGLSIISEETDKSMDNKGHKSWQMKSIEDDAYSFGYILLEAIVGASISARREAFLLNDLASLNSQEGRKQLVEPIVLATCSQQSLSIVISITSKCISPEASRPSFEDILWNLQYAVQVQATADGDNSSGQV from the exons ATGGGGTGTTATAGATCATATCTGCTACTCTTGTTTGCATTGAGTTCTCTATTTTTGGGTACTCAGTCTACTCACCAACTACCATCTTCTCAAACCCAAGTGCTACTTCAGCTAAGGAAGCATTTAGAGTACCCAAACCAGTTGGAAATTTGGAAGGATCATACAGTAGATTTCTGCTATATATCTTCATCTGCACAAGTAAACCTCACATGCTTGGACAACCTAGTAGTTGAGCTCAGGATCAAGGGTGATATGCCAGCTAAAGTGAGTGGCTTTCATGGGTATGCAATTCCAGGCCAGACTTTATCAGAGGCCTTTGTATTGGATTCTTTTGTTACTACTCTTGCAAGACTAGGCAGCTTGAAAGTTCTCAGTCTTGTCTCTTTGGGAATCTGGGGTCAACTTCCAGACAAAATTCACAGGTTGACTTCACTTGAATATCTGGATTTGAGTTCAAACTTTCTCTTTGGTTCAGTCCCACCTCGGATTTCTGCAATGGTGAAGCTTCAAACTCTTGTAATGGatgacaacttcttgaatgACACTGTTCCCAATTGGTTTGGTTCACTATCCAATCTTTCAACTCTAAGCTTTAAACATAACCAGTTGAGAGGTCCTTTACTAGATCTTAGTGGCTTAGGTAGCTTACAAGTTCTTGATTTGAGCGTGAACAAGTTGAATGCTGTATTACCATCAATGCCAAAAGGCTTGGTCATGCTTTCCCTCAGCAACAATTCCTTCTCTGGAGAGATTCCTCAGCAGTATCGAAAATTAAGCGCACTCCAACACCTTGACATGTCATTCAACACACTTACAGGCACACCTCTTGCTGCATTGATCTCATTACCAAACATCATCTACTTGAATTTGGCTTCAAATGCGTTAAGTGGTTCGTTTCCTGGCCATTTAAGCTGtggtattaaacttgattaCATTGATATATCAAACAATAGCTTGACAGGTGACTTGCCTTCTTGTTTGGGAACTGAATCAGACCAGAGAGTCGTCAAGCTTGGCGGGAATTGCTTAACTGTAAGTTTGCAAAATCAGCATCCACTGTCATATTGCAATGTAGCATTCAGTCCAAAGGAGAAACAatatagaggaaaagaacTAGGAATCTTGGTGGGTGTGATTGTTGGAATATTAGTTCTTTTGGTGCTGCTGGTTTTGAGCTGTATTCTTTTGTGTAGAAGACATCTCCCTCGGGGAGTATCGGAGCAGCATTTGCTGCATAAATCAGAGGAAACTCACCCAGTTGCAGTAGGGTTCTCCACTGAGATGCTTACAAACGCAA gGTTTATTTCACAAGCAGCAAAGGCAGGCATGCTAGGTCTCCCAGGATGTCGAACTTTTTCATTAGAGGAGTTGGTGGAAATTAccagaaattttgaaaactgTGCGTTGTTGGGTGAGGGTTCATACGGGAAG CTTTACAAAGGTAGACTGGAGAATGGGATTCAAGTTGTTGTTAGGTGCCTGCTTGTGTCAAAGaaatacacaattcgaaatCTGAAACTCCGGTTGGATTTGCTTGCTAAGCTTCGTCACCCGCATTTAGTATGCCTCTTAGGACACTGCCTTGATGGTGGTGGAGATGATTACAGTGTAAACAAAGTGTATCTTGTATCTGAGTATGTGTCAAATGGAACCTTTAGTGCTAAACTCTCTG GTAGGCCCGAAAAAGTTCTCAACTGGCCACGAAGATTGTCAGTCCTCATCGGCGTGGCAAAGGCTGTGCACTTCTTACATACTGGAATTATTCCAGGTTTCTTGATCAACCGGCTGAAAATGAACAATATCTTGCTCAATGAGCATGATAATGCAAAATTAAGTGACTACGGACTGTCTATTATCTCAGAAGAAACTGATAAGTCTATG GATAACAAAGGCCACAAGTCATG GCAGATGAAGAGTATAGAAGATGATGCTTATAGCTTCGGATATATATTGCTCGAGGCTATCGTTGGAGCTTCCATCTCTGCTAGAAGAGAGGCATTTCTGCTAAATGATTTG GCATCTCTAAACAGCCAAGAAGGTCGAAAGCAGCTAGTAGAGCCGATAGTTCTAGCAACTTGTTCACAACAATCTTTATCAATTGTTATCTCCATAACGAGCAAATGCATTTCCCCAGAAGCAAGCCGTCCATCTTTTGAGGACATTCTATGGAACTTACAATATGCAGTTCAAGTACAGGCAACTGCAGACGGAGACAATAG TTCCGGGCAGGTTTAG
- the LOC126793090 gene encoding probable inactive leucine-rich repeat receptor-like protein kinase At3g03770 isoform X1 has protein sequence MGCYRSYLLLLFALSSLFLGTQSTHQLPSSQTQVLLQLRKHLEYPNQLEIWKDHTVDFCYISSSAQVNLTCLDNLVVELRIKGDMPAKVSGFHGYAIPGQTLSEAFVLDSFVTTLARLGSLKVLSLVSLGIWGQLPDKIHRLTSLEYLDLSSNFLFGSVPPRISAMVKLQTLVMDDNFLNDTVPNWFGSLSNLSTLSFKHNQLRGPLLDLSGLGSLQVLDLSVNKLNAVLPSMPKGLVMLSLSNNSFSGEIPQQYRKLSALQHLDMSFNTLTGTPLAALISLPNIIYLNLASNALSGSFPGHLSCGIKLDYIDISNNSLTGDLPSCLGTESDQRVVKLGGNCLTVSLQNQHPLSYCNVAFSPKEKQYRGKELGILVGVIVGILVLLVLLVLSCILLCRRHLPRGVSEQHLLHKSEETHPVAVGFSTEMLTNARFISQAAKAGMLGLPGCRTFSLEELVEITRNFENCALLGEGSYGKLYKGRLENGIQVVVRCLLVSKKYTIRNLKLRLDLLAKLRHPHLVCLLGHCLDGGGDDYSVNKVYLVSEYVSNGTFSAKLSGRPEKVLNWPRRLSVLIGVAKAVHFLHTGIIPGFLINRLKMNNILLNEHDNAKLSDYGLSIISEETDKSMDNKGHKSWQMKSIEDDAYSFGYILLEAIVGASISARREAFLLNDLASLNSQEGRKQLVEPIVLATCSQQSLSIVISITSKCISPEASRPSFEDILWNLQYAVQVQATADGDNRYETAAHR, from the exons ATGGGGTGTTATAGATCATATCTGCTACTCTTGTTTGCATTGAGTTCTCTATTTTTGGGTACTCAGTCTACTCACCAACTACCATCTTCTCAAACCCAAGTGCTACTTCAGCTAAGGAAGCATTTAGAGTACCCAAACCAGTTGGAAATTTGGAAGGATCATACAGTAGATTTCTGCTATATATCTTCATCTGCACAAGTAAACCTCACATGCTTGGACAACCTAGTAGTTGAGCTCAGGATCAAGGGTGATATGCCAGCTAAAGTGAGTGGCTTTCATGGGTATGCAATTCCAGGCCAGACTTTATCAGAGGCCTTTGTATTGGATTCTTTTGTTACTACTCTTGCAAGACTAGGCAGCTTGAAAGTTCTCAGTCTTGTCTCTTTGGGAATCTGGGGTCAACTTCCAGACAAAATTCACAGGTTGACTTCACTTGAATATCTGGATTTGAGTTCAAACTTTCTCTTTGGTTCAGTCCCACCTCGGATTTCTGCAATGGTGAAGCTTCAAACTCTTGTAATGGatgacaacttcttgaatgACACTGTTCCCAATTGGTTTGGTTCACTATCCAATCTTTCAACTCTAAGCTTTAAACATAACCAGTTGAGAGGTCCTTTACTAGATCTTAGTGGCTTAGGTAGCTTACAAGTTCTTGATTTGAGCGTGAACAAGTTGAATGCTGTATTACCATCAATGCCAAAAGGCTTGGTCATGCTTTCCCTCAGCAACAATTCCTTCTCTGGAGAGATTCCTCAGCAGTATCGAAAATTAAGCGCACTCCAACACCTTGACATGTCATTCAACACACTTACAGGCACACCTCTTGCTGCATTGATCTCATTACCAAACATCATCTACTTGAATTTGGCTTCAAATGCGTTAAGTGGTTCGTTTCCTGGCCATTTAAGCTGtggtattaaacttgattaCATTGATATATCAAACAATAGCTTGACAGGTGACTTGCCTTCTTGTTTGGGAACTGAATCAGACCAGAGAGTCGTCAAGCTTGGCGGGAATTGCTTAACTGTAAGTTTGCAAAATCAGCATCCACTGTCATATTGCAATGTAGCATTCAGTCCAAAGGAGAAACAatatagaggaaaagaacTAGGAATCTTGGTGGGTGTGATTGTTGGAATATTAGTTCTTTTGGTGCTGCTGGTTTTGAGCTGTATTCTTTTGTGTAGAAGACATCTCCCTCGGGGAGTATCGGAGCAGCATTTGCTGCATAAATCAGAGGAAACTCACCCAGTTGCAGTAGGGTTCTCCACTGAGATGCTTACAAACGCAA gGTTTATTTCACAAGCAGCAAAGGCAGGCATGCTAGGTCTCCCAGGATGTCGAACTTTTTCATTAGAGGAGTTGGTGGAAATTAccagaaattttgaaaactgTGCGTTGTTGGGTGAGGGTTCATACGGGAAG CTTTACAAAGGTAGACTGGAGAATGGGATTCAAGTTGTTGTTAGGTGCCTGCTTGTGTCAAAGaaatacacaattcgaaatCTGAAACTCCGGTTGGATTTGCTTGCTAAGCTTCGTCACCCGCATTTAGTATGCCTCTTAGGACACTGCCTTGATGGTGGTGGAGATGATTACAGTGTAAACAAAGTGTATCTTGTATCTGAGTATGTGTCAAATGGAACCTTTAGTGCTAAACTCTCTG GTAGGCCCGAAAAAGTTCTCAACTGGCCACGAAGATTGTCAGTCCTCATCGGCGTGGCAAAGGCTGTGCACTTCTTACATACTGGAATTATTCCAGGTTTCTTGATCAACCGGCTGAAAATGAACAATATCTTGCTCAATGAGCATGATAATGCAAAATTAAGTGACTACGGACTGTCTATTATCTCAGAAGAAACTGATAAGTCTATG GATAACAAAGGCCACAAGTCATG GCAGATGAAGAGTATAGAAGATGATGCTTATAGCTTCGGATATATATTGCTCGAGGCTATCGTTGGAGCTTCCATCTCTGCTAGAAGAGAGGCATTTCTGCTAAATGATTTG GCATCTCTAAACAGCCAAGAAGGTCGAAAGCAGCTAGTAGAGCCGATAGTTCTAGCAACTTGTTCACAACAATCTTTATCAATTGTTATCTCCATAACGAGCAAATGCATTTCCCCAGAAGCAAGCCGTCCATCTTTTGAGGACATTCTATGGAACTTACAATATGCAGTTCAAGTACAGGCAACTGCAGACGGAGACAATAGGTATGAAACTGCAGCACATCGTTGA
- the LOC126793090 gene encoding probable inactive leucine-rich repeat receptor-like protein kinase At3g03770 isoform X3, translating into MGCYRSYLLLLFALSSLFLGTQSTHQLPSSQTQVLLQLRKHLEYPNQLEIWKDHTVDFCYISSSAQVNLTCLDNLVVELRIKGDMPAKVSGFHGYAIPGQTLSEAFVLDSFVTTLARLGSLKVLSLVSLGIWGQLPDKIHRLTSLEYLDLSSNFLFGSVPPRISAMVKLQTLVMDDNFLNDTVPNWFGSLSNLSTLSFKHNQLRGPLLDLSGLGSLQVLDLSVNKLNAVLPSMPKGLVMLSLSNNSFSGEIPQQYRKLSALQHLDMSFNTLTGTPLAALISLPNIIYLNLASNALSGSFPGHLSCGIKLDYIDISNNSLTGDLPSCLGTESDQRVVKLGGNCLTVSLQNQHPLSYCNVAFSPKEKQYRGKELGILVGVIVGILVLLVLLVLSCILLCRRHLPRGVSEQHLLHKSEETHPVAVGFSTEMLTNARFISQAAKAGMLGLPGCRTFSLEELVEITRNFENCALLGEGSYGKLYKGRLENGIQVVVRCLLVSKKYTIRNLKLRLDLLAKLRHPHLVCLLGHCLDGGGDDYSVNKVYLVSEYVSNGTFSAKLSGRPEKVLNWPRRLSVLIGVAKAVHFLHTGIIPGFLINRLKMNNILLNEHDNAKLSDYGLSIISEETDKSMDNKGHKSWQMKSIEDDAYSFGYILLEAIVGASISARREASLNSQEGRKQLVEPIVLATCSQQSLSIVISITSKCISPEASRPSFEDILWNLQYAVQVQATADGDNRYETAAHR; encoded by the exons ATGGGGTGTTATAGATCATATCTGCTACTCTTGTTTGCATTGAGTTCTCTATTTTTGGGTACTCAGTCTACTCACCAACTACCATCTTCTCAAACCCAAGTGCTACTTCAGCTAAGGAAGCATTTAGAGTACCCAAACCAGTTGGAAATTTGGAAGGATCATACAGTAGATTTCTGCTATATATCTTCATCTGCACAAGTAAACCTCACATGCTTGGACAACCTAGTAGTTGAGCTCAGGATCAAGGGTGATATGCCAGCTAAAGTGAGTGGCTTTCATGGGTATGCAATTCCAGGCCAGACTTTATCAGAGGCCTTTGTATTGGATTCTTTTGTTACTACTCTTGCAAGACTAGGCAGCTTGAAAGTTCTCAGTCTTGTCTCTTTGGGAATCTGGGGTCAACTTCCAGACAAAATTCACAGGTTGACTTCACTTGAATATCTGGATTTGAGTTCAAACTTTCTCTTTGGTTCAGTCCCACCTCGGATTTCTGCAATGGTGAAGCTTCAAACTCTTGTAATGGatgacaacttcttgaatgACACTGTTCCCAATTGGTTTGGTTCACTATCCAATCTTTCAACTCTAAGCTTTAAACATAACCAGTTGAGAGGTCCTTTACTAGATCTTAGTGGCTTAGGTAGCTTACAAGTTCTTGATTTGAGCGTGAACAAGTTGAATGCTGTATTACCATCAATGCCAAAAGGCTTGGTCATGCTTTCCCTCAGCAACAATTCCTTCTCTGGAGAGATTCCTCAGCAGTATCGAAAATTAAGCGCACTCCAACACCTTGACATGTCATTCAACACACTTACAGGCACACCTCTTGCTGCATTGATCTCATTACCAAACATCATCTACTTGAATTTGGCTTCAAATGCGTTAAGTGGTTCGTTTCCTGGCCATTTAAGCTGtggtattaaacttgattaCATTGATATATCAAACAATAGCTTGACAGGTGACTTGCCTTCTTGTTTGGGAACTGAATCAGACCAGAGAGTCGTCAAGCTTGGCGGGAATTGCTTAACTGTAAGTTTGCAAAATCAGCATCCACTGTCATATTGCAATGTAGCATTCAGTCCAAAGGAGAAACAatatagaggaaaagaacTAGGAATCTTGGTGGGTGTGATTGTTGGAATATTAGTTCTTTTGGTGCTGCTGGTTTTGAGCTGTATTCTTTTGTGTAGAAGACATCTCCCTCGGGGAGTATCGGAGCAGCATTTGCTGCATAAATCAGAGGAAACTCACCCAGTTGCAGTAGGGTTCTCCACTGAGATGCTTACAAACGCAA gGTTTATTTCACAAGCAGCAAAGGCAGGCATGCTAGGTCTCCCAGGATGTCGAACTTTTTCATTAGAGGAGTTGGTGGAAATTAccagaaattttgaaaactgTGCGTTGTTGGGTGAGGGTTCATACGGGAAG CTTTACAAAGGTAGACTGGAGAATGGGATTCAAGTTGTTGTTAGGTGCCTGCTTGTGTCAAAGaaatacacaattcgaaatCTGAAACTCCGGTTGGATTTGCTTGCTAAGCTTCGTCACCCGCATTTAGTATGCCTCTTAGGACACTGCCTTGATGGTGGTGGAGATGATTACAGTGTAAACAAAGTGTATCTTGTATCTGAGTATGTGTCAAATGGAACCTTTAGTGCTAAACTCTCTG GTAGGCCCGAAAAAGTTCTCAACTGGCCACGAAGATTGTCAGTCCTCATCGGCGTGGCAAAGGCTGTGCACTTCTTACATACTGGAATTATTCCAGGTTTCTTGATCAACCGGCTGAAAATGAACAATATCTTGCTCAATGAGCATGATAATGCAAAATTAAGTGACTACGGACTGTCTATTATCTCAGAAGAAACTGATAAGTCTATG GATAACAAAGGCCACAAGTCATG GCAGATGAAGAGTATAGAAGATGATGCTTATAGCTTCGGATATATATTGCTCGAGGCTATCGTTGGAGCTTCCATCTCTGCTAGAAGAGAG GCATCTCTAAACAGCCAAGAAGGTCGAAAGCAGCTAGTAGAGCCGATAGTTCTAGCAACTTGTTCACAACAATCTTTATCAATTGTTATCTCCATAACGAGCAAATGCATTTCCCCAGAAGCAAGCCGTCCATCTTTTGAGGACATTCTATGGAACTTACAATATGCAGTTCAAGTACAGGCAACTGCAGACGGAGACAATAGGTATGAAACTGCAGCACATCGTTGA